A single region of the Anaerococcus urinomassiliensis genome encodes:
- a CDS encoding threonine/serine exporter family protein, which yields MTSENITSIHDAVILSELAAEAGAIMLANGAEIYRVEDTVERIIRSQESIRDVDVFSSFNVIIISFSYKGEIHSNMRRVKTRSNNLHYVDKVNTFSREFSQGMYTLEEALLEIRNIKKSEGTKVSLKVLGATLAAGAYSILLGAGMAEILSSFIVGFLGYEFSLILEKNKLNYFVVHFFYGIFVSLLTIIINSFLPLSIDVVIISSMMAFVPGIMITNAVRDLMSGDATSGMTGSVMAILISTALALGVAVPIGILGLVK from the coding sequence ATGACATCAGAAAATATAACTTCAATTCACGATGCAGTCATCCTTTCGGAGCTGGCTGCAGAAGCAGGCGCTATTATGCTAGCAAATGGGGCAGAAATTTATAGGGTTGAAGATACAGTCGAGCGCATCATCAGATCGCAAGAGTCTATAAGGGATGTGGATGTTTTTTCTTCTTTTAATGTAATAATTATTTCTTTTTCATACAAAGGAGAAATTCATTCCAATATGAGAAGAGTAAAAACAAGGTCTAATAATTTGCATTATGTGGACAAAGTCAATACTTTTTCTAGAGAATTTTCTCAAGGGATGTACACTTTAGAAGAGGCTTTGCTAGAAATAAGAAATATTAAGAAGTCTGAAGGAACCAAAGTCTCACTAAAGGTACTCGGAGCAACTTTAGCAGCTGGAGCGTATTCAATCCTACTTGGAGCTGGAATGGCAGAGATTTTATCGTCATTTATTGTTGGATTTTTAGGATATGAGTTTTCACTAATATTAGAAAAAAACAAGCTAAATTATTTTGTTGTACATTTTTTCTATGGGATTTTTGTATCACTTTTAACTATAATTATAAACTCATTTTTACCTCTAAGTATAGATGTTGTTATAATCAGTTCTATGATGGCCTTTGTACCTGGAATTATGATTACAAATGCAGTTAGAGATCTTATGAGTGGAGATGCTACAAGTGGAATGACTGGCTCTGTAATGGCAATATTAATATCAACAGCACTTGCCCTAGGAGTAGCTGTTCCGATTGGAATATTAGGATTGGTGAAATAA
- the msrA gene encoding peptide-methionine (S)-S-oxide reductase MsrA, whose translation MIKEIYLAGGCFWGVEAYFKQVDGVVDTEVGYANGRTEDTNYQKVALTDHAETVHIKYDDEITSLEKLLEYLYYIIDPFSVNKQGNDIGRQYRTGVYSKDITDLEKAKDFIKNKQEKADKEIRVEVEELKNFVIAEDYHQDYLDKNPRGYCHINLNDRPNFI comes from the coding sequence ATGATTAAAGAAATATATCTAGCAGGAGGATGTTTCTGGGGGGTAGAAGCCTATTTTAAACAAGTAGATGGTGTAGTTGATACAGAAGTAGGCTATGCAAATGGCAGAACTGAAGACACAAACTATCAAAAGGTTGCCCTAACGGACCACGCGGAAACAGTTCATATTAAATATGATGATGAAATTACAAGCCTAGAAAAACTTTTGGAGTATCTATACTATATAATAGATCCATTTTCAGTAAACAAACAAGGAAATGATATAGGTCGCCAATATAGAACAGGGGTCTACTCAAAAGATATTACGGATTTAGAAAAGGCAAAAGACTTTATAAAAAATAAGCAAGAGAAGGCTGACAAAGAAATAAGAGTTGAAGTAGAAGAGCTAAAAAATTTTGTAATAGCAGAAGACTACCACCAAGATTACTTAGACAAAAACCCAAGAGGATATTGCCATATAAATCTAAATGATAGACCCAATTTCATCTAA
- a CDS encoding DnaJ domain-containing protein: MKILGKIIHGLATGLGTIFNVLINIMNVIVVTFEGIRQLLFGIFIIGCSTIFIFPIIPLMLPKDVTYFILAVIFIPILGPKFISLLRYMNYTLTEWMYDRADSMITGKKVGYESISDYSNKYKYEQEQARRRAQEEAARRQQEEMNRRFEEFARNFGGYSRTYYQNTNQNYNQGYGGFNGPNDIGFKEKYERACNTLGLAYDTDIYQVKLNYRKLAKKYHPDINKNPDATEKFTKVNDAYEFLTEENIKKYKQNYM, translated from the coding sequence ATGAAAATATTAGGAAAAATTATACATGGCTTAGCCACGGGACTAGGAACTATTTTTAATGTTTTAATCAATATAATGAATGTAATTGTAGTTACTTTTGAAGGGATTAGGCAATTATTATTTGGGATTTTTATTATTGGATGTTCCACTATATTCATATTTCCAATAATTCCTCTTATGCTTCCCAAAGATGTGACTTACTTCATATTAGCTGTAATATTTATACCTATTCTAGGACCAAAGTTTATATCCTTACTAAGATATATGAACTATACACTGACAGAATGGATGTATGATAGGGCAGATTCAATGATTACTGGTAAAAAAGTTGGTTATGAAAGTATCTCTGACTATTCTAACAAGTATAAGTACGAACAAGAACAAGCTAGAAGACGTGCCCAAGAAGAAGCGGCTCGTCGCCAACAAGAGGAGATGAACCGCAGATTCGAAGAGTTTGCCAGAAATTTTGGTGGTTATTCTAGAACTTATTATCAGAATACAAACCAAAACTATAATCAAGGTTATGGTGGATTTAATGGACCAAACGATATTGGATTTAAAGAAAAATATGAAAGAGCTTGTAATACCCTGGGACTTGCTTATGATACTGACATCTACCAAGTTAAGTTAAATTATAGGAAATTAGCCAAGAAATATCACCCAGATATCAATAAAAACCCAGATGCAACGGAGAAATTTACTAAAGTTAACGATGCTTACGAATTTTTAACAGAAGAAAATATTAAAAAATACAAGCAAAATTATATGTAA
- a CDS encoding ABC transporter ATP-binding protein, whose translation MLAADLFASALTTVSGLVLPLLLSYLTDWAQVGLLDAHRVVKVGIIFVITKIVEVAARYFMQSLGHIMGAKIERDMRKDVFNHLLTMDTEFFNEARIGSLMSRLTTDLFDITEFSHHVPEEILVGLIKLVLSFIVLLTINWKLALIIYAIIPIMFVVSGSKRRDFRKATLNVKRQIGEINSGVEDTLLGISVVKSFANEEIEKNKFKTNNDKFVDIKKDRYFDMAGFFMINEAFSGFMYAILIFVGGMFVVNDYISPGDLVAFTMYLNMLIATIERLINFTDVYQAGSTGIERFVEVMDLKNNIYDHDSAEELEDVRGEIEFKNVYFKYPETRENEPYVLEDINFSVDVGENIALVGPSGAGKTTISKLIPRFYDIESGSITLDGKDIRDLTLESLRDNIGIVQQDVYLFGGTVKENIRYGKDDATDQEIERAAELAGATEFIKDLPYGYDTHIGERGVKLSGGQKQRISIARVFLKNPPILILDEATSALDNKSEAIVQKSLELLSKGRTTITIAHRLSTIKNADEILVLTYEGIVERGSHKNLLDKKGIYYNLYNSNNEELFG comes from the coding sequence ATATTAGCAGCAGATCTATTTGCATCTGCTTTAACAACAGTCTCAGGACTGGTTTTACCACTTTTACTATCTTATCTAACAGATTGGGCTCAAGTGGGTCTACTTGATGCACATAGGGTAGTCAAAGTTGGAATTATTTTTGTGATAACAAAGATAGTTGAGGTTGCTGCGAGATACTTTATGCAATCATTGGGTCATATAATGGGAGCTAAGATTGAACGCGATATGAGAAAGGATGTATTTAACCATCTATTGACCATGGACACAGAGTTTTTTAATGAAGCTCGCATTGGTTCATTGATGAGTAGGCTTACAACAGACTTATTTGACATAACAGAGTTTTCTCACCACGTGCCGGAAGAAATATTAGTAGGTCTAATCAAATTAGTCCTATCTTTTATAGTCTTATTAACTATAAATTGGAAACTTGCTCTTATAATCTATGCAATTATTCCAATAATGTTCGTAGTTTCTGGTAGCAAACGCAGGGATTTTAGGAAAGCTACATTAAATGTAAAAAGGCAAATCGGGGAGATTAACTCAGGGGTAGAGGATACCTTACTTGGAATTTCTGTTGTTAAATCTTTTGCCAATGAAGAAATAGAAAAGAATAAGTTTAAAACTAACAATGATAAATTTGTCGATATAAAAAAGGATAGATATTTTGACATGGCAGGTTTCTTCATGATAAATGAAGCTTTTTCTGGTTTCATGTATGCCATATTAATATTTGTTGGCGGAATGTTTGTAGTAAATGATTATATAAGTCCGGGAGATCTTGTTGCATTTACTATGTATTTAAATATGTTAATAGCAACTATTGAAAGGCTTATAAACTTTACAGATGTTTACCAAGCTGGCTCTACAGGTATTGAAAGATTTGTAGAAGTCATGGATTTGAAAAACAATATATATGACCACGATAGTGCAGAAGAATTAGAAGATGTGCGTGGTGAGATAGAATTTAAAAATGTTTATTTCAAATATCCAGAGACAAGAGAAAACGAACCATATGTACTAGAAGATATAAACTTCTCAGTAGATGTAGGAGAAAATATTGCCCTAGTTGGTCCATCTGGTGCAGGAAAAACTACTATTTCTAAATTGATACCTAGATTTTATGATATAGAATCTGGATCTATTACCCTTGATGGCAAAGATATCAGAGACTTAACCCTAGAATCATTGAGAGATAATATAGGAATTGTTCAACAGGATGTCTATCTCTTTGGTGGCACGGTAAAAGAAAATATTAGATATGGTAAAGATGATGCTACAGATCAAGAGATAGAAAGAGCAGCAGAACTAGCTGGAGCAACAGAGTTTATCAAGGATTTACCATATGGATATGACACCCACATAGGTGAACGTGGAGTCAAACTTTCTGGTGGTCAGAAACAAAGAATCTCAATAGCTAGAGTCTTTCTCAAAAACCCACCAATCCTCATACTTGACGAAGCGACTAGTGCCCTTGATAACAAGAGCGAGGCCATAGTACAGAAATCCCTAGAACTACTATCAAAGGGCAGAACAACTATAACAATTGCCCATAGACTTTCTACTATAAAAAACGCTGATGAAATCTTAGTATTAACCTACGAGGGAATTGTCGAACGTGGTAGCCACAAAAATCTTCTTGATAAAAAAGGCATTTACTATAATCTATATAATAGTAACAATGAAGAATTATTTGGCTAA
- a CDS encoding threonine/serine exporter family protein yields the protein MRYIIEFVVSIFSSIGFGLVFSMPKRALLVSGINGGIGWIIYKLVLNTTSSIYVASFLSALVIASISEIQARKFKFPASIFIIPGVINLCPGEAIYNTMRFFINNQNQNAIASFYKSVAIAGALAFGVLLASSLSTSMKKFRIRGTKRTDYLKET from the coding sequence ATGAGATATATAATTGAATTTGTAGTTAGTATTTTCTCGTCAATAGGTTTTGGATTAGTATTTTCTATGCCCAAAAGAGCACTTTTAGTATCAGGAATAAATGGCGGAATTGGTTGGATAATCTACAAACTTGTACTAAACACAACATCAAGTATCTATGTAGCAAGCTTTCTTTCAGCCTTAGTCATAGCCAGCATATCAGAAATTCAAGCCAGAAAGTTCAAATTTCCAGCATCAATATTTATAATCCCTGGAGTAATAAACCTTTGTCCAGGAGAAGCAATATATAACACCATGAGATTTTTTATAAATAATCAAAACCAAAATGCTATTGCAAGCTTTTATAAATCAGTAGCAATAGCTGGAGCTTTAGCCTTTGGAGTGCTATTAGCAAGTTCCCTATCAACATCAATGAAAAAATTTAGGATAAGAGGAACAAAAAGAACAGATTACTTAAAGGAGACATGA